The Burkholderia latens genome segment TGCCGGGAATTGATGATGGAACCCGGGCCTTGAGAAATACGCTGCTAGATCCGTACGAACACATTCCGCGTAGCGTGGTCGTGACCGCCAACGACTACGCGGCCGGTACGACGTTTCCGGAGCACGCGCATCGGCGCGGGCAGTTCGCCTTTGCGTCGCGCGGCACGCTCAGCGTGTCGACGCCGCACGGCCGCTGGCTGGTGCCGCCGCAGCGCGCATGCTGGGTGCCGGCCGGTGTGCGGCACGACATGACGATGACCGGCCCGGTTACGCTGTTCAACACGTTCGTGGCAGACGACGCGGCCCGCGCGGCCGGGCTGCCGGACCAGTGCGGCGTGTACGGCGTGTCGCCGCTGTTGCGGCAACTGATCGACGATGCGATCGACGTGCCCGCGATGTACGACGTCGACGGTCGCGCGGGCAAGCTGATGGCGCTGCTGGTCGCGGAAATCGCGACGATGCCGCGTCTGTCGCTGCACGCGCCGCTGCCGACCGACGCGCGGCTCGCGAAGATCTGCCGGCATCTGTTCGCGTCGCCGTCGATCGCGGCCGATCTCGACCAGGTGGCGACCGATGCGGGTGTGAGCCGGCGCACGTTCACGCGGCTGTTCCGCGCGCAGACGGGCGTGAGCTTTGCCGCATGGCGCCAGCAGGTGTGCATGCTGGCGGCGATTACGCGACTGAGCGACGGGCAGCCCGTTACGCGGGTTGCGCTCGAGCTCGGATACGCGAGCGCGAGCGCCTTCACATCCGCGTTCCGCCGCATCCTCGGCGATACGCCGAGCCGGTATCTCGAGGTTCGCCGCTAGTCGGCGCGGGACGGCGGAGGCGCAACGCGGGCGCCTTACACGGTGCGCCCGCTGGCGTACGAAAAAAACGCGTCTGCCCGGTTCCGGTCAGACGCGCTTAAAGGCACTCGGTCAGGGCGATGCGCGGTCAGCCGGCTACGCGGCCCGCGCTCGTCAAGTCGTGAAATTGCTTCTTCCGTTGATGCAATACCGTTGACGCGCCGAAGATAACGAAGCATACGCCGTGTAACGCCGAAACAATATCGGGCTCGCCGCACGATCGATGTGCGTTTGCAGCATGCGTTTGAATCGCGTGTTCGATTGCGGGGCCGGAAGGGTTGAACCGTCGGTGTTGACCATCGTGCGCGGGCGTGCTGCGGCACGGCATCGAACGCCGGCGTCCAAAAACGAAAACCGCCGCGCGATGCGATGCCGGTTGGTATCGCGCCGCGCGGCGGCTCGGAGCGCGCAGCCGGCCTGCGCCGGCTTGCGCATCACATCACACGTCGAAGAACACGGTTTCTTCCGGCCCCTGCATGCGGATGTCGAAGCGGTACACGACGGGCCGTCCCGGCTGCGCGTCGCGCTTCGCGACGAGCGTCGCGCGGCGTTC includes the following:
- a CDS encoding AraC family transcriptional regulator, which encodes MRNTLLDPYEHIPRSVVVTANDYAAGTTFPEHAHRRGQFAFASRGTLSVSTPHGRWLVPPQRACWVPAGVRHDMTMTGPVTLFNTFVADDAARAAGLPDQCGVYGVSPLLRQLIDDAIDVPAMYDVDGRAGKLMALLVAEIATMPRLSLHAPLPTDARLAKICRHLFASPSIAADLDQVATDAGVSRRTFTRLFRAQTGVSFAAWRQQVCMLAAITRLSDGQPVTRVALELGYASASAFTSAFRRILGDTPSRYLEVRR